ATCGCCCACTGCGTGGACCAGCAGCGCCAGACGGCCCTGGACGACCTGCTCAGCCGTTCCCTGCTGGCCCTGCTGGGCCTCGCCGTGATCGCCTTCGCGTTCGGCTACGCGATGGCCGGCCGGGTGCTGTCCCCGCTCGGCCGGATCACCCGCACCGCCCGTCAGGTGGCCGGCTCCGACCTGTCCCGGCGGATCGAGCTGGACGGCCCGGACGACGAGCTGAAGGAGCTCGCGGACACCTTCGACGACATGCTGGAGCGGCTGCAGCGGGCCTTCACCGCCCAGCAGCGCTTCGTCGGCAACGCCTCCCACGAGCTGCGCACCCCGCTCGCGATCAACAGAACGCTCCTCGAAGTACACCTGTCGGACCCGAACGCCCCGGTGGAGCTGCAACAGCTGGGCAAGACGCTGCTGGCCACCAACGAACGCAGCGAGCAGCTGGTGGAGGGACTGCTGCTGCTCGCCCGCAGCGACAACCAGATCGTCGAGCGCAAGCCGGTCGACCTGGCCGAGGTGGCCACCCAGGCCATCGACCAGGTGCACGGCGAGGCCGAGGCCAAGGGCGTGAAGATCCGCGGCGAGCGCAAGCCCGCCGTGGTGCAGGGCAACGGCGTCCTGCTGGAGCGGATCGCCCTGAACCTGGTACAGAATGCGGTGCGGTACAACGTCGCCGAGGATGGCTGGGTCGAGGTGACGACGGAGGTCCGGCACGGGCAGGCGGTGCTGACCGTCACGAACACCGGGCCGGTGGTGCCGGCGTACGAGATCGACAACCTCTTCGAGCCCTTCAGGCGGCTCCGCACGGAGCGCACGGGCAGCGACAAGGGTGTCGGCCTCGGCCTGTCCATCGCCCGGTCCGTGGCTCGTGCACACGGCGGCCACATCGTGGCGCAGCCTCACGAGGGCGGCGGCCTGGTGATGCGGGTCACGCTCCCGCTGTGATCCGTGACAGGGCCGCCGTGAACCGAGGACCGACACACGCGAGAGATGTTCGCTTCGCGCGGAATTTTTCATCCGCCGAATGAGCTTCCTGTTGTGCGATCTATCACATAGAAGGAATTTCAGCCATGTACTCTCCGTGATCACGAAACATGGCAGAAAGCCGGGAAAGTCCTGGTTTTCAGGGGTCTTGATCACGGGAAGTACACGGTGAGGCGCCTTTGAGGTGTGACATTCGAACCGTGTACGGTCCTCACCGCCATCCAAGTCGATCACTCTTGAGGGGTCGGGTTGGGTGTCGATTGAGTAACAGACCTTGATGTGAGGCAAAATCTCCGCCTCAGGTCGGGCACAAGTCCGGCCTCTCACGCGTTACGTGCGCTGGAGACACCGCAGACACCCAGAGGGGGAGAGCGATATGGCAACCGATTACGACACTCCACGCAAGACCGACGACGACGTCGACTCGGACAGTCTCGAAGAGCTGAAGGCCCGGAGGAACGACAAGTCCACTTCGTCGGTGGACGTCGACGAGTTCGAGGCCGCCGAGGGCCTCGAACTGCCCGGCGCCGACCTCTCGAACGAGGAGCTGGCCGTCCGGGTGCTGCCCAAGCAGCAGGACGAGTTCACCTGCATGAGCTGCTTCCTGGTGCACCACCGCAGCCAGCTGGCCCGTGAGAAGAACGGTCAGCCGATCTGCCGCGACTGCGACTGAGGTCGGGTCGGCCATGACTGGCTCGACCCCTCCACGGAAGCGCCGCTTCTCTCTGGGAAAGGCGGACGAGGGGCCGCTCGACGGCCCGCACAGCGCGCGTGACGACGGGCGGGGCTCACCGGGAGCGGTGGCCCCGTTCGAACCGGCGACCGACCGGGCTGACCACCCGGAGCCGGTGAGGCAGCCCGCGCCCGTCGCTCGGCGACGGGCCGCGGTGATGCGTGCCAAAGCCCGGGACATGGCCCGGGAAGGGGTGCGCAGGGGCGGTAGCCGGGCCCGCGAGGGCCTGTCCTACCTCGCGGACCGGATCATCGACATCGCCCCACGTGTCCCCGTACGCGACCTCGCGACCCTGCGCAGGCAGTTCCCGGGCCTCGGGCCCGAAGAACTCGCCGACAAGCTCGTGGCGGGCGCGGCGGCCGGGACGTCGACGATCGGAGCCGGGATCGGAGCGGCGGCGATGCTGCCGGTGCCGCCGGCCATGCCGACCGAACTGGCCGCGGAGATCACCGGGGTCGCCGCGATCGAGCTGAAGCTCGTCGCCGAACTCCACGAGGTCTACGGCGTACGACCGCCGGGGAACCTGAAGACCCGCAGCACCGCGTATCTGTCCTCCTGGTCGGGGGAACGCGGAATCGACGTGATGAAGCCGTCGACCTACGACACGGCCCTCGGCGGCCACATGAAGCGCGAACTGCGCCAGCAGATCATGAAGCGCGTGGTCCGGGACCTGCCCAACCTCATGCCGTTCATGGTGGGAGCGGCGGTCGGCGCGGTCATGAACCGCCGGGACACCAAGAGGCTCGCCGCCCATGTCCGGGCCGACCTGCGCAAGATCCAGGTTCCCTGGGAGGACCTGCCGGAGCTGCCGCCGCTGGAGAAGCCGGCGGAGCCTTTGCAACTGCGCGACTTTCCCGACTTTCCCGAAGAGGCCTAGGGCCGGCCCAGGGCCTGCGCGGCAGACCTGTCGCGGACGCGGGGACAAGTACGCCCCCATCGCCCCCGCTCACCTGCGCTGATGAGGCGCCGCCGACTTTCTGCGACCAGATCCGCCGGACAGGCTCCAGGCGTGCTCTAGGCGTTCGCCGTGCGGGCCGCCTCGATCGCCGCCGCCAGCCGCTCCGGCTCCCGCGTCGACAGATACAGGTACGGGGTCGGGTCCTCCGGGTCCGTGACCTCCACCCGCAGCGCCGTGGGGATGTAGGCCCGCAACAGCAGGAACGCGCGCGTGTCGGCCTTGTACGTCCGCCAGGCGCGGGCCTCCTCCGCGTCCAGCACCTCCGCCTCGCCCAGCGCCGACACCGGGATCTTCGCCTCGCCCGCGATCAGCGAGTCACCCACGACACGGATGCGCGGCGAGCCGTACGCGCTCGCGACCACCGCCGCCGCGGCCGTACCGCCGACCAGGCCGCCGAGCAGCGGCAGGGTGCCGAAGGGAAGCAGGATCAGGGCGAACGAGACACCCACGAGAAAGCTGATCAGCCACCACGAGCGGGGGGCGGTGAGGCGTTCTTCGTACGGGGTGGCGGAGAGCTGCATGGAGCCAAGCTTGGCACGGGGCCGGGAGCCGACCGCTGTCAGGGGGAGCCGGCGCAGAGCGCTGTCCAGCAGGGCGGCGGTGGGTGACGGGCGGGTAAGGTCTGCGGCTGTGAGTGGTAGTTCCGCACGTCTTCAGCCTCCCGCCGACGCGGTGAAACCGGTACGGCACCCCGACGCACCCGCGCCCGGAGAACTCCTCGGTGCCCACTACGAACACTGTTTCGGTTGTGGCCCCGGGCAGTCGCACGGACTGCACCTGGAGGCCCGGGCCGGCGAGGGTGTCTCGCTGACCGCCGAGTTCACCGTCCAGCCCGCCCACCAGGGCGCCCCGGGCCTCGCGCACGGCGGAGTGCTGACCGCGGCCCTCGACGAGACCCTCGGCTCGCTGAACTGGCTGCTGCGCACCATCGCCGTCACCGGCCGGCTGGAGACCGACTTCGTACGGCCCGTCCCCGTGGGCACCACGCTGTATCTGGAGGCCGAGGTCACCGCAGTCGCCGGGCGGAAGATCTACTCCACCGCCACCGGACGCGTCGGCGCTCCCGACGGGCCCGTGGCCGTCCGCGCCGACGCCCTCTTCATCGAGGTCAAGGTCGACCACTTCATCGACCACGGCCGCAAGGAGGAGATCCAGGCCGCCATGAGCGACCCGGACCAGATCCGGCGCACCCGCGCCTTCGAGGTGAACCCGTGAGCCCTCTCGACGTACTCATCCGCCGAGTCGACCCGGACGTACCGCTTCCGGCGTACGAGCACCCCGGGGACGCCGGAGCCGATCTGCGCACCACCGAGCCGCGCGAGCTGAAGCCCGGCGAGCGGGCCGTACTGCCCACCGGGGTGTCGATCGCGCTGCCCGAGGGGTACGCGGCCTTTGTGCATCCACGGTCCGGCCTCGCCGCCCGCTGCGGTGTCGCCCTCGTGAATGCCCCGGGGACGGTTGATGCCGGGTACCGTGGGGAGATCAAGGTGATCGTGGTGAATCTCGACCCGCGCGACAGCGTGCGGTTCGAGCGCTTCGACCGGATTGCCCAACTGGTCGTCCAGCAGGTCGAGAGGGTCCGCTTCCAGGAGGTGGCGGAACTTCCCGGCTCGGCGCGGGCCGAAGGGGGCTTCGGGTCCACCGGTGGCCATGCCGCGGTGGGCGACGAGAGCGGCACAAGCGGTCGGGCCGCCGATGGCGGTTCGACGGGTGGGAATCGATACGCTTCGGTCGTATCCGACCGGGAAGGACAGTGACGTGTTCGGACGTCGCAACAAGAAGGGTGCCGCCGAGGACGCGGCCGGCGAGGCCGAGCAGGTCGTCGACAGCGTCGACACCGAGGCGGACGAGGAAGCGGAGGAGGCCGAGCGCGACCGCGTCCGGCTGGAGCCCGGGCTCCGGCCCGACGGGCCCTGGGACAGCGAAGAGGTGCGCGATGCGGCCGAGGGCCGCGTGGACCTCGGCGGGATGTTCGTCCCGGGCGTGGAAGGGATGGAGCTGCGGGTCGAGGTCGCCGGTGACGCGATCGTCGCCGCGACCGTCGTGCTGCGCGACAGCGCCATTCAGCTCCAGGCCTTCGCCGCACCCAAGCGCGAGGGCATCTGGGGTGAGGTCCGCGAGGAGATCGGGAGCGGTATCACCCAGCAGGGTGGCATCGTCGACGAGGTCGAGGGCCCGCTCGGCTGGGAGCTGCGCGCCCAGGTGCCGGTGCAGCTGCCCGACGGCACCGGCGGCTTCCAGGTCGTACGGTTCGTCGGTGTGGACGGCCCGCGCTGGTTCCTGCGCGGTGTGATCTCCGGCCAGGGGGCCGTGCAGCCGCAGGCCGCGGGTCTGCTGGAGCAGATCTTCCGCGATACGGTCGTGGTCCGCGGCGAGGGCCCGATGGCGCCCCGCGACCCGATCGTCCTCAAGCTGCCCAACGACGCGCAGATGGTCCCCGAGGGCATCCAGCAGGAGGAGGGCTCGCGCTTCTCCGGTGGTATGGGGCAGCTGCAGCGTGGACCGGAGATCACGGAAGTCCGCTAGGCGCTCCGCTGGGCTCAGCAGTTGGCGACGGGCCGTGCCTCGGAAAGGTGCGGCCCGTTTTTTGCGGAGGCGTGCCATGGAGGGGCCTGCCGTTGCCGGGTGCGGGCCTGTGCGTGGCTGGTCGCTCCCCCAAGTTCTCGGCTTCGCTCGAACCCCGGGGGGACCTCCATCGCGGCGGCAGCCGCAGATCAAACACAGCCCCGCGCCCCTTTCGGGGCGCTGCCGTGCCCGGCGATACCGACGCCCGGTCGACGGGGTGGCGGTATGGGCGGTCAGGTGGTCACCGGCACCGTGGTGCGGGTCGAGGGCGTCCACAAGTCGTTCGGGTGGGGCTGCGACCGTGCACGCCCTGCGTGGGGTCTCCTTCGAGGTGCGGCGGGGTGAACTCGTCGCGCTCCAGGGGCGGTCCGGGTCCGGCAAGACCACGCTGCTGAACATCGTCGGTGGGCTCGACACGCCCGACCGGGGGCGGGTGGAGGTGGACGGGCGCCGGCTGGGGGAGTTGGGCGAGAGCGAGCTGCTGGGGCCGCGGCGGGACCGGATCGGGTTCGTCTTTCAGTCCTTCGGGCTCACCGGTCCTCACCGCGGCCGAGAACGTCGGCGTGCCCCTGCGGTTGCGCCGTGCCGGCCCGCGTGAGCGTGGGGAACGCGTCGAGCTGCTGCTTTCCCTCGTCGGGCCGGCCGGTCACGCGGGGCTGCGGCACGGTGAGCTGTCCTGCGGCCAGCAGCTGGGGGTGCCCCCAGGCCCTGAAGGCACTGGGGGAGGGTCGCCATCGCCCGTGCTCTTGCCAACCATCCGGCCCTGCTCATCGCCGACGAGCCGACCGGCCGGCTCGACGCCGGGACCGGGCACGCCGTCATGGAGCTGCTGCGGGCCGTCGTACGCAGCTCGGGGCCGGCCTCGGCCGAGCCGGGCGGACCGCCGTCCGCCCTGGTCGCCACGCACGACGCGCCCCTGCTGGACCTGGCCGGCCGAGTGCTGGAACTGCGGGACGGCGAGATCGTCGAGCACTGAACCCGCAGGACCGGCACAGGGGCGCCCACCAGGGCTTACGGCTCATCAGAGTTGCGTCAAAGTTGCCCGCTGCCCGCCCCCCTGTCCCTATTGCCGCAATTTTTGGCCGTAAGGTCGACGCTGCGTACGCAGCAGTTACGGGAAGACAATGGGGCCATGGCACGCGGCAAGCTTCGGATCTACCTCGGTGCGGCACCGGGCGTGGGCAAGACCTACGCCATGCTCGCCGAGGCACATCGCCGCGTGGAGCGGGGCACCGACTGCGTCGTGGCCTTCGTCGAGCACTACGACCGGCCGCGCACCGAGGTGTTGCTGCACGGCCTGGAGCAGGTGCCGCGGGGGCAGCTGGAGTACCGGGGCGCCGTCTTCACCGAGATGGACGTGGACGCGGTGCTGCGCCGGGCGCCCGCCGTCGCCCTGGTGGACGAACTCGCCCACACCAACGTCCCCGGCTCCCGCAACGCCAAGCGCTGGCAGGACGTCGAGGAACTGCTCGCGGCCGGCATCGACGTGATCTCCACCGTCAACATCCAGCACCTCGAATCACTCGGCGATGTCGTGGAGTCGATCACCGGGGTGCGGCAGCAGGAGACCGTCCCGGACGAGGTCGTACGGCGGGCCGACCAGATCGAGCTGGTCGACATGTCGCCCGAGGCGCTGCGGCGCCGGATGGCGCACGGCAACATCTACCAGCCGGACAAGGTCGACGCGGCCCTGTCGAACTACTTCCGCCCCGGCAACCTCACCGCCCTGCGCGAGCTGGCCCTGCTGTGGGTGGCCGACCGGGTCGACGAGTACCTGAACGCCTACCGCAGCGAACACCGGGTCTCCAGGATCTGGGGTTCGCGCGAGCGGATCGTGGTCGGACTGACCGGCGGCCCCGAGGGCCGCACCCTGATACGGCGTGCCGCGCGGCTCGCCGAAAAGGGTGCCGGCGGCGAGGTGCTCGCCGTCTACATAGCCCGCAGCGACGGCCTGACCTCGGCCTCCCCGAAGGAGCTGGCGGTCCAGCGGACCCTCGTGGAGGACCTCGGCGGCACCTTCCACCATGTCGTCGGCGACGACATACCCGCCGCCCTGCTGGACTTCGCACGAGGCGTGAACGCCACCCAGATCGTGCTGGGCTCCTCGCGCCGCAAGGCCTGGCAGTACGTCTTCGGGCCCGGCGTCGGCTCCACGGTCGCCCGTGAGTCCGGCCCCGACCTCGACGTCCACATCGTCACCCACGAGGAAGCCGCCAAGGGGCGCGGACTGCCCGTGGCCAGGGGCGCCCGGCTCGGCCGGGCCCGGATCGTCTCGGGCTGGCTGGTCGGCCTCGGCGGCCCGGTCGCGCTGGCGGTGCTGCTGAACGCCGTCGACGTCGGCCTCGCCAACGACATGCTGCTGTTCCTGACCGTCACGGTCGCGGCGGCCCTGCTCGGCGGCCTGCTGCCCGCCCTGGCCTCGGTGGCCTTCGGCTCGCTGCTGCTGAACTACTACTACACACCGCCGCTGCACAAGTGGACGATCGCCGACCCGAAGAACATCGTGGCCATCGCGATCTTCCTGTGCGTCGCCGTGTCCGTGGCCTCCGTCGTGGACCTCGCGGCCCGGCGCACCCACCAGGCCGCCCGGCTGCGAGCCGAGTCCGAGATCCTCTCCTTCCTCGCCGGGAACGTGCTGCGCGGCGAGACCAGCCTGGAGGAGCTGCTGGAGCGGGTCCGGGAGACCTTCGCGATGGAGTCGGCCGCGCTGCTGGAGCGGGCGAGCGACGTCGAGCCGTGGACCTGTGCCGGACGCGCCGGATTCGGGCGTGCGCTGGAGCGGCCCGAGGACGCCGACGTCGACATGCCCGTCGGCGACCACATGGCGCTCGCGCTCACCGGCCGGGTGCTGCCCGCCGAGGACCGCCGGGTGCTCGCCGCCTTCGCCGCACAGGCCGCCGTCGCCCTGGACCGCCGGCGCCTGCAGGAGGAGGCCGACCAGGCCCGTGCGCTCGCCGAGGGAAACCGCATCCGCACCGCCCTGCTGGCCGCCGTCAGCCACGATCTGCGCACCCCTTTGGCCGGCATCAAGGCCGCCGTCTCCTCGCTGCGCTCCGACGACGTGGCCTGGTCCGAGGAGGACCAGGCGGAGCTGCTGGAGGGCATCGAGGACGGCGCCGACCGGCTCGACCACCTCGTCGGCAACTTGCTGGACATGTCCCGCCTGCAGACCGGCACGGTCACCCCGATCATCCGCGAGATCGACGTGGACGAGGTCGTACCGATGGCTCTCGGGGGCGTCCCGGAGGACAGCGTCGAGCTGGACATCCCCGAGACGCTGCCGATGGTCGAGGTCGACCCCGGGCTACTGGAGCGGTCCGTGGCCAACCTGGTGGAGAACGCCGTCAAGTACAGCCCGCGCGGGCGGCCCGTGCTGGTCGCCGCCAGCGCCATCGCCGACCGGGTCGAGGTGCGCGTCGTGGACCGCGGGCCGGGCGTGCCGGACGAGGGCAAGGACCGGATATTCGAGCCCTTCCAGCGGTACGGTGACGCTCCGCGCGGCGCCGGTGTCGGGCTCGGACTCGCGGTCGCCCGTGGCTTCGCCGAGGCCATGGGCGGCACCCTCAACGCCGAGGACACACCAGGTGGCGGACTCACCATGGTCCTCAGTCTCCGCGCGGCAGGATCCCGTCCCGAGGCCCTCGAAACGGGCAGGGACATCGCAGAACCAGAAAGGCAGACCCTATGAACCGGGTGCTCGTGGTCGACGACGAGCCGCAGATCGTGCGCGCCCTCGTGATCAACCTCAAGGCGCGCAAGTACGAGGTCGACGCGGCCGCCGACGGCAGGACCGCCCTCGAACTCGCCGCTTCCCGCCACCCCGACGTGGTCGTACTCGACCTGGGTCTGCCCGACATGGACGGCGTAGAGGTGATCAAGGGCCTGCGCGGCTGGACGCGCGTGCCCATCCTGGTGCTGTCCGCCCGGCACTCCTCCGACGAGAAGGTCGAGGCGCTCGACGCGGGCGCCGACGACTACGTCACGAAGCCCTTCGGCATGGACGAGCTGCTGGCCCGGCTGCGGGCCGCCGTGCGCCGGGCCGAGCCGGTCGGACCCGGCGAGGACGACCTGACGACCGTCGAGACCGAGGGCTTCACCGTCGACCTGGCCGCCAAGAAGGTCAACCGTGCCGGAAAGGACGTCCGGCTCACCCCGACCGAGTGGCATCTGCTGGAGGTGCTGGTCCGCAACACCGGCCGGCTGGTCAGCCAGAGGCAGCTGCTCCAGGAGGTGTGGGGGCCGTCGTACGGCACCGAGACCAACTACCTGCGCGTGTACATGGCCCAGCTGCGCCGCAAGCTGGAGACGGACCCGTCGCACCCGAAGCACTTCATCACCGAGCCGGGGATGGGGTACCGGTTCGAGAAGTGAGGGCCCGGAAGTGAGCTGGGCTACGGTGCCGTCGGTGTGCCCCGGTACGCTTCAGGTATGAGTGCTGTTCCTCGTTCCGAAAAGCCGGCAGGCCGGTTCCGGCGCATGCTCGACCGGCTCTCCTCGTCGCAGGAGGACCTGGAGTCCGAGGAGCTGCGCGTGGACGCCGAGACAGTGGGCTGCACCAAGATCGGTGACTGCCACGACCGGCAGATCGTCACCGTAACTGGTACCTTGCGCACGGTTACCTTGCGTCCGCTTGCCGGGGTCCCCGCCCTGGAGGCCGAGCTGTTCGACGGCTCCGCCGCGCTGGACGTGGTGTGGC
The genomic region above belongs to Streptomyces sp. CG1 and contains:
- a CDS encoding sensor histidine kinase, whose translation is MAATPAPAQAPPKPTWDPRRPQAPFPWLRPTIRIRLTLLYGGMFLIAGILLLSIIYLLAAQAISTGNQPLFKIVSGTSIRVSSDNCPAINTTSLPLSDFNDAIAHCVDQQRQTALDDLLSRSLLALLGLAVIAFAFGYAMAGRVLSPLGRITRTARQVAGSDLSRRIELDGPDDELKELADTFDDMLERLQRAFTAQQRFVGNASHELRTPLAINRTLLEVHLSDPNAPVELQQLGKTLLATNERSEQLVEGLLLLARSDNQIVERKPVDLAEVATQAIDQVHGEAEAKGVKIRGERKPAVVQGNGVLLERIALNLVQNAVRYNVAEDGWVEVTTEVRHGQAVLTVTNTGPVVPAYEIDNLFEPFRRLRTERTGSDKGVGLGLSIARSVARAHGGHIVAQPHEGGGLVMRVTLPL
- a CDS encoding DUF4193 domain-containing protein yields the protein MATDYDTPRKTDDDVDSDSLEELKARRNDKSTSSVDVDEFEAAEGLELPGADLSNEELAVRVLPKQQDEFTCMSCFLVHHRSQLAREKNGQPICRDCD
- a CDS encoding DUF3710 domain-containing protein, with protein sequence MFGRRNKKGAAEDAAGEAEQVVDSVDTEADEEAEEAERDRVRLEPGLRPDGPWDSEEVRDAAEGRVDLGGMFVPGVEGMELRVEVAGDAIVAATVVLRDSAIQLQAFAAPKREGIWGEVREEIGSGITQQGGIVDEVEGPLGWELRAQVPVQLPDGTGGFQVVRFVGVDGPRWFLRGVISGQGAVQPQAAGLLEQIFRDTVVVRGEGPMAPRDPIVLKLPNDAQMVPEGIQQEEGSRFSGGMGQLQRGPEITEVR
- a CDS encoding response regulator: MNRVLVVDDEPQIVRALVINLKARKYEVDAAADGRTALELAASRHPDVVVLDLGLPDMDGVEVIKGLRGWTRVPILVLSARHSSDEKVEALDAGADDYVTKPFGMDELLARLRAAVRRAEPVGPGEDDLTTVETEGFTVDLAAKKVNRAGKDVRLTPTEWHLLEVLVRNTGRLVSQRQLLQEVWGPSYGTETNYLRVYMAQLRRKLETDPSHPKHFITEPGMGYRFEK
- a CDS encoding DUF3093 domain-containing protein, which produces MQLSATPYEERLTAPRSWWLISFLVGVSFALILLPFGTLPLLGGLVGGTAAAAVVASAYGSPRIRVVGDSLIAGEAKIPVSALGEAEVLDAEEARAWRTYKADTRAFLLLRAYIPTALRVEVTDPEDPTPYLYLSTREPERLAAAIEAARTANA
- a CDS encoding ATP-binding protein produces the protein MARGKLRIYLGAAPGVGKTYAMLAEAHRRVERGTDCVVAFVEHYDRPRTEVLLHGLEQVPRGQLEYRGAVFTEMDVDAVLRRAPAVALVDELAHTNVPGSRNAKRWQDVEELLAAGIDVISTVNIQHLESLGDVVESITGVRQQETVPDEVVRRADQIELVDMSPEALRRRMAHGNIYQPDKVDAALSNYFRPGNLTALRELALLWVADRVDEYLNAYRSEHRVSRIWGSRERIVVGLTGGPEGRTLIRRAARLAEKGAGGEVLAVYIARSDGLTSASPKELAVQRTLVEDLGGTFHHVVGDDIPAALLDFARGVNATQIVLGSSRRKAWQYVFGPGVGSTVARESGPDLDVHIVTHEEAAKGRGLPVARGARLGRARIVSGWLVGLGGPVALAVLLNAVDVGLANDMLLFLTVTVAAALLGGLLPALASVAFGSLLLNYYYTPPLHKWTIADPKNIVAIAIFLCVAVSVASVVDLAARRTHQAARLRAESEILSFLAGNVLRGETSLEELLERVRETFAMESAALLERASDVEPWTCAGRAGFGRALERPEDADVDMPVGDHMALALTGRVLPAEDRRVLAAFAAQAAVALDRRRLQEEADQARALAEGNRIRTALLAAVSHDLRTPLAGIKAAVSSLRSDDVAWSEEDQAELLEGIEDGADRLDHLVGNLLDMSRLQTGTVTPIIREIDVDEVVPMALGGVPEDSVELDIPETLPMVEVDPGLLERSVANLVENAVKYSPRGRPVLVAASAIADRVEVRVVDRGPGVPDEGKDRIFEPFQRYGDAPRGAGVGLGLAVARGFAEAMGGTLNAEDTPGGGLTMVLSLRAAGSRPEALETGRDIAEPERQTL
- the dut gene encoding dUTP diphosphatase, producing the protein MSPLDVLIRRVDPDVPLPAYEHPGDAGADLRTTEPRELKPGERAVLPTGVSIALPEGYAAFVHPRSGLAARCGVALVNAPGTVDAGYRGEIKVIVVNLDPRDSVRFERFDRIAQLVVQQVERVRFQEVAELPGSARAEGGFGSTGGHAAVGDESGTSGRAADGGSTGGNRYASVVSDREGQ
- a CDS encoding OB-fold nucleic acid binding domain-containing protein, which produces MSAVPRSEKPAGRFRRMLDRLSSSQEDLESEELRVDAETVGCTKIGDCHDRQIVTVTGTLRTVTLRPLAGVPALEAELFDGSAALDVVWLGRRSIVGIEPGRKLIASGRISMSRGRRVLFNPKYELRPLGRE
- a CDS encoding PaaI family thioesterase; this translates as MSGSSARLQPPADAVKPVRHPDAPAPGELLGAHYEHCFGCGPGQSHGLHLEARAGEGVSLTAEFTVQPAHQGAPGLAHGGVLTAALDETLGSLNWLLRTIAVTGRLETDFVRPVPVGTTLYLEAEVTAVAGRKIYSTATGRVGAPDGPVAVRADALFIEVKVDHFIDHGRKEEIQAAMSDPDQIRRTRAFEVNP